Proteins encoded by one window of Castor canadensis chromosome 2, mCasCan1.hap1v2, whole genome shotgun sequence:
- the LOC141418220 gene encoding olfactory receptor 4F3/4F16/4F29-like, giving the protein MDGGNHSVVSEFLLLGLTSSWEIQVFLFLFFTIFYVASMLGNLLIVLTIISDHHVHSPMYFLLANLSFIDIGVSSIATPKMIYDLFRKRKVISLNGCITQMFFIHTVGGTEMVLLIVMAYDRYAAICKPLYYLTIMSLRMCISLLALAWTIGIIHSVAQLAFVVNLSFCGPNQMDSFYCDFPRFIKLACTDTYRLEFLVTANSGFISMGTFFLLIVSYVFILVRVHKHSSGASSKALSTLSAHITVVVFFFGPCIIVYVWLFPTLSIDKFLAIFDVLITPFLNPIIYTFRNKEMKVTMRRLFVKALISFRRSSFMCKA; this is encoded by the coding sequence ATGGATGGAGGAAATCACTCAGTGGTGTCTGAATTTTTGTTGCTGGGACTCACCAGTTCTTGGGAAATTcaggttttcctttttctgtttttcaccatATTTTATGTAGCGAGTATGCTGGGAAACCTTCTCATTGTGCTCACAATCATCTCAGACCATCATGTACACTCTCCGATGTACTTCTTGCTGGCAAATCTCTCCTTCATTGATATAGGTGTGTCCAGCATTGCAACTCCAAAGATGATTTATGACCTCTTCAGAAAACGCAAAGTCATCTCCTTGAATGGTTGCATCACTCAGATGTTTTTTATTCATACTGTTGGTGGGACAGAGATGGTGCTGCTCATAGTCATGGCCTATGACCGATACGCTGCTATCTGTAAGCCCCTCTACTACCTGACCATCATGAGCCTCAGAATGTGCATTTCTCTTCTGGCTCTGGCTTGGACCATTGGGATCATCCATTCTGTGGCCCAACTGGCTTTTGTTGTGAACTTATCCTTTTGTGGGCCCAACCAAATGGATAGCTTTTATTGTGATTTTCCTCGCTTCATCAAACTTGCATGCACAGACACCTATAGACTGGAGTTTCTGGTCACTGCTAACAGTGGTTTCATCTCCATGGGCACCTTCTTCCTCTTGATTGTGTCTTATGTCTTCATTCTGGTCAGGGTTCATAAACACTCTTCAGGTGCTTCATCCAAGGCCCTCTCCACTCTCTCAGCTCACATCactgtggtggtttttttctttggtcCTTGCATTATTGTCTATGTGTGGCTATTCCCTACCTTATCCATTGACAAATTTTTAGCTATCTTTGATGTTCTCATCACTCCTTTTTTGAATCCCATCATCTATACGTTTAGAAAcaaggagatgaaggtgacaaTGAGGAGACTCTTTGTTAAGGCTTTAATAAGTTTTAGGAGGAGTTCCTTCATGTGCAAAGCCtga